The Tamandua tetradactyla isolate mTamTet1 chromosome 23, mTamTet1.pri, whole genome shotgun sequence genome includes a window with the following:
- the WDR90 gene encoding WD repeat-containing protein 90 isoform X4: MARVWQHPFLNVFRHFKVDEWKRSSKEGDVAAVMDRTLKRRVYRIRGSISAGNYIQLPKTSTQSLGLTGRYLYVLFRPLPTKHFVIHLDVSTEDSQVIRVSFSNLFKEFKSTATWLQFPFICEAQLSRPDLGAAAPPGVRWTCLQLDLLDILLIYLNRRYGHLKGVRLCANLLVRNLYTSDLSFNPAVTVSEARQAKLAITPIPREMAFPVPKGKRWHDHYVHVQFPSDSLKALEPVQKSHAPPEAAFLRLVAASRPVQGGASPQVQVPSSVAVSAPEALGDGVGCGFSGLPLVLSRHTDYTPLLQPHWGPTPPRPLSGVRRSRKRVEGSGGGGPSVVRVGGRGVHVVSHSPAALEDVAVCKPPGRKQSRQKVVPSKTPSPQTDSLPDPVLRLKSVIGFGGHSTRWALWTEDGATVVYPCHAVIVALHVETREQRFFLGHTDKVSALALDGNSSLLASAQGPPPSVVRLWDFRAGVCLALFQSPVHTLSTLSFSRSGMVLCGTGKDGHGRTMVVAWSTDRAGRGGEVAVLGKAHTDADIQAFQVAFFDETRMVSCGRSSVRLWRLRGTGLRSCPVDLGEHHALDFTGLAFMQSQDGCQEPSTHVLLVCSRSGHILEIDCQRLAVRRARRLLPTRPPGRPHLQKQPFTSGPGVPISSLSVSPGVCAVGSGDGYLRLWPLDFSSVLLEAEHEGPVSSVHVSPDGLRVLSTTTRGHLGFLDVLTCEYNVLVRSHTDTVLAFATEPSRRQLATVSRDSSIRVWDLATLRQLYDFTSSDEAPWAVAFHPSQPILFCGFGGGVMRAFSLEALDVLVEHRCHRGSVTGLAVTPDGRFLFSCCSQGGLAQYDCTHPQCCILHAAGNMVNQEAGPSPSTLTVSGDSRLLAFVGPSKYMVTAVDTASLAELWRVNISTLDPAGSSLGSAMTICFSPTPTSHLLVATSANTVLVLDAELGHIVQELSGIQPTASSLALSEGSCFLLTAGNCAIKVWDYPVQAGSGCQVYIGHSEPVQDVAFTPDQRQVLSVGDAIFLWDVLAIPKGTPEGSIHSSAGAPPTDEAAPCRASPVSLGHTEHVAPPSPEHHPRSLLSPGPCTRQLEDPLTGAHELPRQVVPMPARAGLPESSDGVFSVSDDEGPCEESPRLQGSQQAPGSPVLVEKGTGAFGDSARGSAGDPRGLGLSHFHCSWPSAQGASKAEASPAIRPDSYKHFVARFKASTCPKGVPYPPARGEQLRLKAVVGYNGNGRENMVWRPDTGFFAYSCGCLVVVEDLHSGSQQHWLGHPEEISTLALSHNAQVLASASVSSSVATSCLICIWNVPEGSCQRLLSHHAAAIQALAFSPDDGLLATLGNYRDCTLALWSTATFTLVACAHLQEPVHGLAFSPGAAGQLTCVGRAALTLCLPRGADPSLQVHREPVPAEVGAGELSSLCFGSPPLLFCGSTAGRVYAWDTATHRCFLTWEADDGEIGVLLCSGARLVSGSITKRLRLWAMGAVPELRLKGSGARSSPMVMEQQLALDGAVVSAAFDESMDMGVVGTSAGTLWYVSWAEGTSTHLVSGHSSRVNEVAFSPSGSHCATASEDGSVRVWTLASMELVLQFQVLDQSCLCLAWSPPICGHPELHRVAAGYSDGTLRVFRIARTEMEIKMHPHRKALTAMAFSSDGHTIISGDKGGLVAVSRPGTGMTVRVLSDHQGAPISAIQSRSKEYGEFGVEGTDLWLAASGDQRVSVWASDWPEDHCELVDWLSFPAPAHLEVVEKIPLPFFAVSLSLSPGRRLLAVGSADRVLRLVDCATGRARDLAAHADAVHLCRFAPAGPLLITAAADELLVWEAAGLGPTGGRPAHEGCRGPGARDAVGGIVGLPSVQFK, encoded by the exons ATGGCCCGAG TGTGGCAGCACCCGTTCCTGAACGTCTTCAGGCACTTCAAGGTGGACGAGTGGAAGCGGTCCTCCAAGGAGGGCGACGTGGCCGCTGTAATG GACCGGACTCTGAAGAGGAGGGTGTACCGCATTCGGGGCTCCATCTCTGCGGGGAACTACATCCAGCTCCCCAAGACCAGCACCCAGTCCCTGGGGCTAACAGGACGTTACCTATACGTGCTCTTCAGGCCCCTGCCCACCAAGCACTTTGTCATCCACCTGGACGTGTCCACCGAG GACAGCCAAGTCATTCGAGTGTCCTTTTCCAACCTCTTCAAAGAGTTCAAGTCGACAGCCACGTGGCTCCAGTTTCCCTTCATCTGCGAGGCCCAGCTGTCCAGGCCAG ACCTGGGGGCTGCAGCTCCCCCTGGGGTCCGCTGGACCTGCCTGCAGCTCGATTTGCTGGACATCCTGCTCATCTACCTGAACCGGCGCTATGGCCACCTCAAGGGCGTCAGGCTTTGTGCCAATTTGCTGGTCAGAAACCTTTACACCAGTGACCTCAGCTTCAACCCCG CTGTCACCGTCAGTGAGGCTCGACAGGCAAAGCTGGCCATCACCCCCATTCCACGAGAAATGGCATTCCCGGTGCCGAAGGGGAAACGCTGGCATGACCACTATGTCCACGTCCA GTTCCCCAGTGACAGCTTGAAAGCACTTGAGCCTGTCCAGAAGAGCCACGCCCCTCCTGAGGCAG CCTTCCTGCGTCTGGTGGCCGCGAGCAGACCTGTGCAGGGCGGCGCCTCGCCCCAGGTCCAGGTACCCAGCTCAGTGGCTGTGAGTGCCCCCGAGGCTCtgggagatggggtggggtgtGGTTTTTCAGGACTGCCTCTGGTGCTTTCAAGACATACTGATTACACTCCACTCCTGCAGCCCCACTGGGGCCCCACACCACCCAGGCCCCTTTCTGGAGTCAGACGGTCCCGCAAACGGGTGGAGGGCTCCGGTGGAGGCGGCCCCAGTGTCGTgcgggtggggggcaggggcgtGCACGTGGTTTCCCACAGCCCAGCGGCCCTCGAGGACGTCGCTGTCTGCAAG CCTCCTGGCAGGAAGCAGAGCAGACAGAAGGTGGTTCCGAGCAAGACGCCCTCTCCACAGACA GACTCCCTCCCAGATCCGGTCCTAAGACTCAAGAGCGTCATCGGCTTTGGAGGTCACAGCACCAGATGG GCCCTGTGGACCGAGGACGGAGCCACTGTTGTGTACCCGTGCCACGCTGTCATCGTCGCCCTGCACGTTGAGACCAGGGAACAGCGCTTCTTCCTAGGCCACACAGACAAG GTCTCGGCGCTGGCCCTTGATGGGAACAGCTCCCTGCTGGCCTCGGCACAGGGGCCACCCCCAAGTGTGGTGCGGCTGTGGGACTTCCGGGCAGGAGTGtgcctggccctgttccagagccCCGTGCACACCCTCAGCACCCTCAG CTTCTCCCGCAGCGGGATGGTGCTCTGCGGCACTGGCAAGGACGGCCACGGGCGCACG ATGGTGGTGGCGTGGAGCACAGACCGGGCGGGTCGCGGCGGGGAGGTGGCCGTGCTTGGGAAGGCGCACACCGACGCAGACATCCAGGCCTTCCAGGTCGCCTTCTTCGATGAAACCAG GATGGTGTCGTGTGGCCGGAGCAGCGTGCGGCTCTGGCGGCTGCGGGGCACGGGGCTGCGCTCCTGCCCGGTGGATCTGGGGGAGCACCACGCCCTGGACTTCACGGGCCTCGCCTTCATGCAGAGCCAGGATGGCTGCCAGGAGCCCTCGACCCATGTGCT CCTTGTGTGCAGTCGCAGCGGACACATCCTGGAGATCGACTGCCAGCGTCTAGCCGTGCGTCGTGCCCGCCGCCTACTGCCCACCCGGCCCCCTGGCAGGCCCCACCTGCAGAAGCAGCCCTTCACCTCGG GCCCTGGCGTCCCCATCAGCAGTCTCAGTGTGTCCCCAGGCGTGTGTGCTGTGGGCTCCGGGGATGGCTACTTGCGCCTCTGGCCCCTGGACTTCTCCTCAGTGCTCCTGGAAGCAG aGCACGAGGGGCCCGTAAGCTCTGTCCATGTCAGCCCCGATGGCCTGCGGGTGCTGTCCACCACTACCAGGGGTCACCTCGGCTTCCTGGACGTCCTGACTTGTGAGTACAATGTGCTGGTCCGTTCTCACACTGACACCGTGCTGGCCTTCGCCACCGAGCCGAGCAGGAGGCAGCTTGCCACCGTGTCCCGGGACTCGTCCATCCGCGTCTGGGACCTGGCAACCTTGCGGCAG CTGTACGACTTCACGTCCTCCGACGAGGCCCCCTGGGCTGTGGCCTTCCACCCCTCGCAGCCGATCCTCTTCTGCGGCTTTGGTGGCGGCGTGATGCGTGCCTTCAGCCTGGAAGCCCTGGATGTCCTGGTGGAGCACAG GTGTCACCGAGGATCTGTTACTGGTCTGGCTGTCACCCCTGATGGTCGCTTCCTGTTCAGCTGTTGTTCTCAGGGCGGCCTGGCTCAGTACGACTGTACCCACCCCCAGTGCTGCATCCTCCATGCAGCAG GGAACATGGTGAACCAGGAGGCTGGGCCAAGCCCCAGCACCCTTACTGTCAGTGGGGACAGCCGCCTGCTCGCCTTCGTGGGCCCCTCCAAGTACATGGTGACTGCTGTGGACACAGCCTCCCTGGCAGAG CTGTGGCGGGTTAACATCAGCACCCTAGACCCGGCTGGTAGCAGCTTGGGCTCAGCCATGACCATCTGCTTCAGCCCCACACCCACCAGCCACCTGCTGGTGGCCACCTCTGCCAACACAGTCCTGGTGCTGGATGCAGAGTTGGGCCATATCGTCCAGGAG CTGTCTGGCATCCAGCCCACGGCCTCTTCCCTGGCTCTCAGCGAGGGCTCCTGCTTCCTGCTGACGGCTGGCAACTGTGCCATCAAGGTGTGGGACTACCCGGTGCAGGCCGGTTCCGGCTGCCAG gtgTACATTGGCCACTCGGAGCCCGTGCAGGATGTGGCCTTCACCCCTGACCAGCGGCAGGTCCTCAGCGTGGGGGATGCCATCTTCCTCTGGGACGTTTTGGCCATCCCCAAGGGGACACCTGAGGGAAG CATCCACAGCTCAGCTGGAGCGCCCCCGACTGACGAGGCTG CCCCTTGCAGAGCCAGCCCCGTGTCCCTGGGACACACTGAACATGTTGCACCACCCAGCCCTGAGCACCACCCACGGTCTCTTCTGTCGCCAGGGCCATGCACACGACAGCTGGAAGACCCACTCACTGGAGCTCATGAGCTCCCCCGGCAGGTGGTGCCTATGCCAGCCAGGGCTGGGCTCCCTGAGAGCAGTGACG GTGTTTTCTCTGTGTCGGATGACGAGGGCCCATGTGAGGAGAGCCCTAGGCTGCAGGGGTCCCAGCAGGCCCCTGGCTCTCCTGTGCTGGTGGAGAAGGGGACTGGTGCATTTGGAGACAGTGCCAGGGGATCTGCAGGGGACCCCCGGGGGCTTGGTCTTTCTCACTTCCACTGTAGCTGGCCTA GTGCCCAGGGCGCCAGTAAGGCTGAGGCCAGTCCTGCCATTCGCCCCGACTCCTACAAGCACTTTGTGGCACGGTTCAAGGCTTCCACATGCCCCAAG GGTGTTCCCTATCCTCCAGCCAGAGGCGAGCAGCTGCGCCTGAAGGCCGTGGTGGGCTACAACGGGAACGGGCGGGAGAACATGGTGTGGAGGCCAGACACAG GCTTCTTTGCCTACTCGTGTGGCTGCCTGGTCGTGGTGGAGGACCTGCACTCTGGCTCGCAGCAGCACTGGCTCGGCCACCCGGAGGAGATTTCCACGCTGGCACTCAGCCACAATGCCCAG GTCCTCGCCTCAGCTTCTGTCAGCAGCAGTGTGGCCACCAGCTGTCTGATCTGCATCTGGAACGTGCCTGAGGGCTCCTGCCAGAGACTCCTTTCCCACCATGCCGCAGCCATCCAGGCCCTGGCCTTCTCGCCAGATGATGGGCTGCTAGCCACATTGG GGAATTACCGCGACTGCACCCTTGCCCTGTGGAGTACAGCCACCTTCACGCTCGTGGCCTGTGCACACCTGCAGGAGCCGGTGCACGGCCTGGCGTTCAGCCCCGGGGCCGCCGGCCAGCTTACCTGCGTGGGCCGGGCTGCCCTCACCTTGTGCCTCCCGCGAGGTGCCGACCCCAGCCTCCAGGTGCACCGCGAGCCTGTCCCAGCCGAGGTGGGCGCAGGGGAGCTGAGCTCGCTGTGCTTCGGCAGCCCGCCCCTGCTCTTCTGTGGCTCCACTGCTGGCCGGGTCTATGCCTGGGACACGGCCACCCACCGCTGCTTCCTGACCTGGGAGGCGGACGACGGCGAGATCG gggtgCTGCTGTGCTCTGGGGCGCGGCTGGTCAGCGGCAGCATCACGAAGCGGCTGCGCCTGTGGGCCATGGGGGCCGTGCCGGAGCTGAGGCTGAAGGGCTCGGGGGCCAG GTCCAGCCCCATGGTCATGGAGCAGCAGCTGGCCCTGGACGGGGCCGTGGTCAGCGCCGCCTTCGATGAGAGCATGGACATGGGCGTGGTGGGCACCAGTGCAGGCACTCTGTGGTACGTCAGCTGGGCCGAAGGCACCAGCACCCACCTCGTCAGCGGCCACAGCAGCAGG GTGAATGAGGTGGCTTTCAGCCCCAGCGGGTCGCACTGTGCCACGGCCAGCGAGGACGGCAGCGTGCGGGTGTGGACCTTGGCCAGCATGGAGCTGGTGCTCCAGTTTCAGGTGCTGGACCAG AGCTGCCTCTGCCTGGCATGGAGTCCCCCGATCTGTGGGCACCCCGAGCTGCACCGGGTGGCCGCGGGATACAGCGATGGCACCCTGCGCGTCTTCCGCATTGCCCGCACCGAAATGGAGATCAAGATGCACCCGCACCGGAAGGCACTGACTGCCATGGCCTTCTCCAGCGACG GTCACACCATCATCTCTGGAGATAAGGGTGGGCTCGTGGCTGTGAGCCGCCCCGGCACAGGGATGACGGTCCGTGTGCTGAGTGACCACCAGGGCGCCCCAATCTCGGCCATCCAGAGCAGGAGCAAGGAG TATGGAGAGTTTGGGGTGGAGGGTACAGACCTGTGGCTGGCTGCCAGCGGTGACCAGCGGGTCAGCGTTTGGGCCTCGGACTGGCCAGAGGACCACTGTGAGCTGGTGGACTGGCTGAGCTTTCCGGCGCCTGCGCACTTGGAG GTGGTGGAGAAGATCCCGCTGCCCTTCTTCGCCGTGTCCCTGAGCCTGTCCCCGGGGCGCCGCCTCCTGGCGGTGGGCTCCGCAG ATCGCGTGCTGAGGCTGGTGGACTGCGCGACCGGGAGGGCGCGAGACCTGGCAGCGCACGCCGACGCCGTGCACCTGTGCCGTTTCGCCCCCGCCGGCCCGCTGCTCATCACGGCCGCCGCCGACGAGCTCCTGGTGTGGGAGGCCGCGGGTCTGGGACCCACCGGGGGCCGCCCCGCCCACGAGGGCTGCCGTGGACCTGGGGCGCGGGACGCGGTGGGAGGCATCGTGGGGCTTCCCTCTGTGCAGTTTAAATAA